Proteins co-encoded in one Lacerta agilis isolate rLacAgi1 chromosome 6, rLacAgi1.pri, whole genome shotgun sequence genomic window:
- the MMP9 gene encoding LOW QUALITY PROTEIN: matrix metalloproteinase-9 (The sequence of the model RefSeq protein was modified relative to this genomic sequence to represent the inferred CDS: inserted 1 base in 1 codon; deleted 2 bases in 1 codon), producing the protein MGSFLAPSLFGLLMMSLHCSWAAPLQDKGPLVISFPGDVVRNASDRELASRYLQRFGYLQDPSSGSSGGQVTLDSALKKMQKRLGLPETGRLDAPTMEAIRAPRCGVPDLGTFQTFEGNLKWDHNDITYRVQNYSPDLDSSIIEDAFARAFKVWSDVTPLTFTRRESGDVDILIMFGTEEHGDGYPFDGKDGLLAHAFPPGKDRYSGDAHFDDDEFWTLGTGVVVKTRFGNANGANCHFPFTFEGQSYSTCTTEGRKDNLPWCSTTPNFDRDKKYGFCPSELLFTYGGNADGEKCVFPFTFLGKSYDSCTTEGRSDGYRWCATTESFDRDKKYGFCPNRDTAVIGGNSQGEPCAFPFTFLDKSYSSCTSEGREDGRLWCATTSNYDIDRKWGLCPDKGYSIFLVAAHEFGHSLGLEHSDVREALMYPMYTYLADFHLHSDDVAGIQSLYGRGSDVQPTVGTLPTTQSPEDPDQTTEEYDDEGSSTDEDVTETPPVTEATTVMETTPVGRSGDACKIPQFDGVSEIKKELHLFKDGQYWKKPVSGTGAIVGPLRIQDSWPALPDVIDAAIQDAQTKKTYFFSGRRFWVYQGTSLGTRGTSTSWASRVTCQRLXGALQEKPGKILVFSGEHFWRLDVKSERADKGSPHYTDSLFPGVPLDSENIFHFKGKYHFCRGPFCWRMTPRYQVDRVGYLKYEVLKCPEE; encoded by the exons ATGGGGTCCTTCCTGGCTCCGTCCCTCTTTGGGCTCCTGATGATGTCCCTGCATTGCAGCTGGGCTGCTCCGCTCCAGGACAAGGGCCCCCTGGTCATCTCCTTCCCTGGGGATGTGGTCAGGAACGCTTCGGACCGAGAGCTGGCATCT cGCTACCTCCAACGCTTCGGGTACTTGCAAGACCCCAGCTCGGGGTCCAGCGGCGGCCAGGTCACCCTGGACTCTGCCCTCAAGAAGATGCAGAAGCGCCTCGGCCTGCCGGAGACTGGGCGGCTGGACGCCCCCACCATGGAAGCCATCCGGGCTCCTCGCTGCGGGGTGCCGGATCTGGGCACCTTCCAGACTTTCGAGGGAAACCTCAAGTGGGACCACAATGACATCACCTACCG GGTGCAGAACTACTCGCCTGACTTGGACTCCTCCATCATCGAAGACGCCTTTGCGAGGGCCTTCAAAGTGTGGAGCGACGTGACCCCCCTCACCTTCACGCGCCGGGAGAGCGGGGACGTCGACATCCTCATTATGTTCGGGACGGAAG AGCACGGGGACGGCTATCCCTTTGACGGCAAGGACGGTCTCCTGGCGCACGCCTTCCCTCCTGGCAAGGATCGCTACAGTGGGGATGCCCACTTTGACGACGACGAGTTCTGGACCCTGGGCACAGGCGTTG TGGTGAAGACCCGTTTTGGGAACGCCAACGGAGCCAACTGCCACTTCCCCTTCACCTTTGAGGGCCAGTCCTACTCCACTTGCACCACCGAGGGACGCAAGGACAACTTGCCCTGGTGCTCCACCACCCCCAACTTCGACCGGGACAAGAAGTACGGATTCTGCCCCAGTGAAT TGCTCTTCACCTACGGAGGCAACGCGGACGGGGAGAAGTGTGTCTTCCCCTTCACCTTCCTGGGCAAGTCCTACGACAGCTGCACCACCGAGGGGCGCAGCGATGGGTACCGCTGGTGCGCCACCACGGAGAGCTTCGACCGCGACAAGAAGTACGGATTCTGCCCCAACAGAG ACACAGCCGTGATTGGCGGGAACTCCCAGGGCGAGCCCTGCGCCTTCCCCTTCACCTTCCTGGACAAGAGCTACAGCAGCTGCACCTCCGAGGGGCGCGAGGATGGGCGACTCTGGTGCGCCACCACCAGCAACTACGACATCGACAGGAAGTGGGGCCTCTGCCCCGACAAAG gGTACAGCATCTTCCTGGTCGCTGCACACGAGTTTGGGCATTCACTGGGCCTGGAGCATTCCGATGTGCGGGAGGCCCTGATGTACCCCATGTACACCTACCTGGCCGATTTCCACCTGCACTCTGATGACGTGGCTGGGATCCAGTCCCTCTATG GCAGAGGGTCAGATGTGCAACCCACGGTGGGCACCCTCCCTACGACTCAAAGCCCCGAGGACCCTGACCAAACCACCGAGGAATACGATGATGAAGGCTCCAGCACGGACGAGGATGTCACGGAGACCCCCCCAGTCACAGAGGCCACCACTGTCATGGAGACCACCCCCGTGGGCCGCTCAGGAGATGCTTGCAAAATCCCTCAGTTTGACGGGGTGAGCGAGATCAAGAAGGAACTGCACCTCTTCAAGGACGG gcAATACTGGAAGAAGCCAGTGTCAGGCACGGGGGCCATTGTGGGCCCACTCCGCATCCAGGACAGCTGGCCAGCCCTCCCAGATGTGATCGATGCTGCTATCCAGGACGCACAGACGAAGAAAACTTACTTCTTCTCCG GTCGTCGCTTCTGGGTGTACCAGGGGACG AGTCTTGGGACCCGCGGAACATCGACAAGCTGGGCATCCCGAGTGACGTGCCAAAGAT TGGGGGCCCTGCAGGAGAAGCCGGGCAAAATCCTTGTCTTCAGTGGGGAGCACTTCTGGAG GCTGGATGTGAAATCTGAGCGAGCGGATAAAGGCTCCCCTCACTACACGGACAGCCTCTTTCCTGGGGTGCCACTGGACTCTGAGAATATCTTCCACTTTAAAG